The Erigeron canadensis isolate Cc75 chromosome 4, C_canadensis_v1, whole genome shotgun sequence genome window below encodes:
- the LOC122595482 gene encoding uncharacterized protein At4g18490, translating into MAESEKTAAAGKSKEKTSLLDIDIDKDFLGSWKSMSMGDDGMDFDFGPPAQGKKKTFNFDKMDMDFSFDGDFGKLPSFKMDMPGLDISSPSMKSGNLKDKSKEVSSGGENRSKRESFQFSFDFDEFADLDFGSKKKKTDEKSNMRKDKEALLDATTSGGSEEPVAKDVVASVGDDISSKHSVSQDVSISKVAQMDKIRDIDPRNEDDHLKSVLDENCHQNPVNAKELDIQREYSPEKIMSCSLQDPVQESQSSDKRSSPEPHAQKVTQDWCGQSSTDNVSTEAAFSDMQEEESRTMVEVVSLNKGDEKKGYVMPMPELAHSRNLSEHVKSQSESEMCEKRDDNVFVGHVHGDDTSKADSRFESSITPGIGNLAPGEVVDNKNADSSFKFHLDSQDGGTTFDELASEKKRVNVPVLSKYFNKQNGSQSDLQKMPVSSTKLIPIGNKRVSTLSSTPAVEKRELGSRSVDTGTKLTGISRSLPNVPSRDIPVQAESTETAHVKSLDKSRECLKTDIIKPTNEPVRTIVSHNIGQRKEEPVSKGSDHNTEDTNAFRSAVHPSISIEQTNKIQSQNSSNPGLQVTSMASIPNMRKLVEKKMISSTNAEIKRVSEVSTPRISRVAEPMLKTLNSMLGKGLTSTRSKEIDKGLQGNVVLKGNPSANIKKQSPSTPSLKRKTFEGSAEITKLTPLKRLSVSPGSNTTRTSSERVIDKQVYKHSNMANEKSPRLDISHMEVDISSEIENDDIFEKAEACSKELEDICNMLKKKHEEAKDILVRAIVNNNNLLMLNHPIYQDKINMVQKFAAGLMLK; encoded by the exons ATGGCGGAATCAGAAAAAACTGCAGCTGCTGgcaaatcaaaagaaaaaacttcATTACTAG ATATAGACAtcgataaagactttcttggtTCGTGGAAGTCAATGTCCATGGGAGACGATGGAATGGATTTTGATTTTGGACCACCCGCCCAAGGCAAGAAAAAGACTTTTAACTTTGACAAAAT GGATATGGATTTCTCTTTCGATGGTGACTTTGGCAAGTTACCCTCCTTTAAAATGGACATGCCTGGTCTTGATATCTCATCCCCTTCAATGAAATCTGGAAATTTGAAGGATAAGTCTAAAGAAGTATCTTCTGGTGGAGAGAATCGATCGAAAAGAGAGAGCTTTCAgttctcatttgattttgatga GTTTGCAGATCTAGATTTTGGgtccaaaaagaaaaagacagaTGAGAAATCTAACATGCGTAAAGATAAGGAAGCACTTTTAGATGCGACTACAAGTGGAGGTTCTGAAGAACCTGTGGCTAAAGACGTTGTTGCATCTGTGGGTGATGATATATCTTCAAAGCATTCAGTATCACAAGATGTTTCCATTTCAAAGGTTGCTCAAATGGATAAAATTAGGGATATTGATCCAAGAAATGAGGATGACCACTTAAAATCTGTATTAGATGAAAACTGTCATCAAAATCCTGTGAATGCTAAAGAACTAGACATACAGAGAGAATATTCACCTGAGAAGATAATGTCATGTAGCCTTCAGGATCCTGTACAAGAATCTCAGTCATCAGATAAGAGATCTTCTCCTGAACCTCATGCTCAGAAAGTTACACAAGATTGGTGTGGTCAATCTTCAACTGATAATGTTTCAACTGAAGCTGCATTTTCAGACATGCAAGAAGAAGAATCTAGAACAATGGTTGAAGTGGTGAGTTTGAACAAAGGGGATGAGAAAAAGGGTTACGTGATGCCTATGCCTGAATTGGCTCATAGTAGAAATTTATCAGAACATGTGAAGTCACAGAGTGAGAGTGAAATGTGTGAGAAGAGGGATGATAACGTATTTGTTGGCCATGTTCATGGTGATGATACAAGTAAGGCTGATTCACGTTTTGAAAGTTCTATAACTCCTGGAATTGGAAATTTGGCTCCCGGAGAAGTGGTTGATAATAAGAATGCAGATTCATCTTTCAAGTTTCATTTGGACTCTCAGGATGG TGGCACCACATTTGATGAGTTGGCGTCAGAGAAGAAAAGAGTGAATGTTCCCGTGCTGTCAAAATATTTCAATAAACAAAATGGAAGTCAATCTGATTTGCAGAAAATGCCAGTCTCTTCAACAAAACTCATCCCCATTGGCAACAAAAGAGTGAGCACCTTATCAAGTACTCCTGCAGTTGAAAAGAG GGAGTTAGGGTCTAGAAGTGTCGATACTGGTACCAAACTTACAGGGATATCAAGGTCATTACCCAACGTGCCCAGCAGAGACATACCTGTTCAGGCTGAGAGCACCGAGACTGCTCATGTTAAAAGCCTTGATAAATCTCG GGAGTGCTTGAAGACTGATATTATAAAACCCACAAATGAACCAGTAAGGACCATCGTTAGCCATAATATTGGTCAAAGAAAGGAGGAACCTGTTTCAAAGGGAAGTGACCATAACACTGAAGATACTAATGCATTCAG GTCTGCTGTACATCCATCCATTTCGATTGAACAGACAAATAAAATTCAATCACAGAATAGCTCAAATCCTGGACTACAAGTTACAAGTATGGCATCTATTCCAAACATGAGGAAACTTGtggaaaagaaaatgatatccTCTACTAACGCTGAGATCAAGAGGGTATCTGAAGTTTCTACCCCAAGAATTTCTAg AGTTGCAGAACCGATGTTAAAGACACTTAATTCCATGCTAGGGAAGGGTTTGACATCCACGAGAAGCAAGGAGATAGATAAGGGATTGCAAGGGAATGTGGTGTTGAAGGGAAACCCATCTGCTAACATAAAGAAGCAATCACCATCTACTCCATCCCTGAAGCGTAAAACGTTTGAG GGATCTGCTGAAATCACAAAATTAACTCCATTGAAACGTCTCTCTGTATCACCCGGCAG CAACACTACCAGGACATCCTCGGAAAGAGTTATTGACAAACAG GTTTACAAGCATTCAAATATGGCAAACGAGAAGTCACCTAGGCTTGATATTTCACACATGGAAGTGGATATATCTTCTGAAATAGAAAATGATGACATTTTTGAAAAGGCCGAGGCATGTTCCAAAGAACTTGAAGAT ATCTGTAACATGCTTAAAAAGAAACATGAGGAGGCAAAGGATATACTTGTTCGAGCTATCGTCAATAACAATAATCTTTTGATGCTCAACCATCCAATCTATCAAGATAAA ATCAATATGGTTCAGAAATTTGCTGCAGGGCTGATGCTCAAGTAG
- the LOC122595483 gene encoding 3'-N-debenzoyl-2'-deoxytaxol N-benzoyltransferase, translated as MKVKTSQPTTIYPSQAPFTDDHILPLSHLDTDRNMNVPFRYVRAYAATTPPHHTDPFDVITAALSKALVKYYPYTGSLCRKTDGRFELHCNVRDGVQVIPATVDFPLSSVNYLDDANEEFIELLVPHPDEKTRLKNLLILQVTRFSCGGYTLGACVHHVMCDGLGATLFFNAMAEIARGKDQVTVEPIWDRSSLLGPREPARTEFPIQEFLSLDKEFLPYTEMNEEVVRECFKVKDKWLDQFKSFLQEKSGLSFTTFEALGAYLWQARVKASKVPREEKVKFAYAVNIRRVVKPPLPAGYWGNGCVPMYAQTTAGDLIDKPIWETSELIRNSKRNVSNEYVHSFIDYQELNYEKGINAGKNVSAFTDWRHLGHSTVDFGWGGPVTVLPLSRNLLGSVEPCFFLPYSEASQGEKDGFKVLLYLRKNAVAGFQGEMKKFGNMEYV; from the exons ATGAAGGTAAAAACCTCACAGCCCACCACCATCTACCCATCTCAAGCACCTTTCACCGATGACCACATCCTCCCTCTCTCCCATCTCGATACCGATCGCAACATGAACGTCCCATTTCGTTACGTACGAGCCTATGCTGCCACCACCCCTCCCCACCACACCGATCCATTCGATGTTATCACCGCAGCTCTTTCCAAAGCCCTTGTCAAATACTATCCATACACCGGTTCTCTATGTCGTAAAACTGATGGCCGGTTTGAGCTACATTGCAATGTCCGTGATGGAGTACAAGTGATCCCAGCTACCGTTGACTTCCCGTTGAGCTCGGTCAACTACTTAGATGATGCTAACGAGGAGTTCATCGAGTTGCTTGTTCCACATCCGGATGAAAAAACACGCTTGAAAAACTTGTTGATCTTGCAAGTGACCCGGTTTAGTTGTGGAGGGTATACACTTGGGGCATGTGTGCACCATGTGATGTGTGATGGGCTTGGAGCTACCTTGTTTTTTAATGCTATGGCTGAGATTGCGAGAGGGAAGGATCAGGTAACAGTTGAACCGATTTGGGACCGTTCGAGTTTGTTGGGGCCCAGAGAACCGGCTAGGACGGAGTTTCCGATTCAGGAGTttttgtctttggataaagagtTTTTGCCATATACAGAGATGAATGAAGAAGTGGTTAGGGAGTGTTTTAAAGTGAAAGATAAGTGGTTAGACCAGTTCAAGAGTTTTTTGCAAGAAAAGTCAGGGTTGAGCTTCACCACGTTTGAAGCTTTGGGTGCTTATCTATGGCAAGCAAG GGTGAAAGCCTCAAAAGTTCCAAGAGAGGAGAAAGTGAAATTTGCATATGCAGTCAATATAAGAAGGGTAGTGAAACCCCCACTGCCGgcaggatactggggcaatggCTGTGTTCCCATGTATGCACAGACCACAGCTGGAGATTTGATTGATAAACCCATATGGGAAACTTCAGAACTGATTAGAAATAGCAAGAGAAATGTGAGCAATGAGTATGTTCACTCATTTATCGATTACCAGGAGCTAAACTATGAAAAAGGTATTAATGCAGGCAAAAACGTTAGTGCCTTTACTGACTGGAGGCACTTGGGTCATTCAACTGTTGACTTTGGTTGGGGTGGTCCAGTCACGGTTCTACCCCTGTCCAGGAACCTTCTTGGGAGTGTTGAACCGTGTTTCTTCTTGCCATATTCGGAGGCTAGCCAGGGGGAGAAAGATGGGTTCAAGGTGCTATTGTATCTTCGTAAGAATGCGGTTGCTGGTTTTCAGGGGGAAATGAAGAAGTTTGGTAACATGGAGTATGTGTAG